The Herbaspirillum sp. DW155 genomic interval GTGATGCCGAAGCCATCGGTGGCCAGCCGGATCATGGTGGCCACGGAGGCGATGCAATTGATGTGCAGCGTGCGTTCGGCCCGCTCGCTGCCCGAGAACAGTCGTTCGATCACCGCATGCGGTCCGGAATTGCGGGCGAAGCTGATGATGGGGAAGGCCGCCAGGTCCGCCAGCGAGAGCGTCTCGCTGCCGATGTCGAGCTTGGGGCTGCCGACCCAGCGCATCGGAAATTCGCACAGCGCGATGTTGCTGACCTGCGGCCCGATCACCGGTTCGGCCTGCAGCACCAGATCGAGATTGCTCTTGCTGAACTGCTCGTGCAGGTGGATGGTGGTGTCGCTGACGATCTCGATCTGCAGGCGCGGAAAGGCCTTGTGCAGGCGTCCGAGGAAATCCGGAAACCAGCTGTGCACGATGGACTCGATCACGCCGATGCGGATGACGCCGGCAAAGACTTCGCGGTCGGACATGTCGTCCTTCATCTCGCGCATGAGCTTGACCATGCGCTCGGCATACACCAGCGCCTTGCTGCCATCGGCGGTCAGCGCCACCTCGCGCGCGCTGCGGTCGAACAGGCGCACGCCGAAGTCCTGTTCGAGCGAGGCGATGCGGCTGGAAACCGCAGCCTGCGTGGTGTGCAGGCGCTCGGCCGTGAGGCGGAAATTGCGCAGCCGGGCCAGCCAGACGAAGGTTTCAAGAAAGCGGATATTCATGAGCGGGCAGGGCGGAGGGAAGGGGCCTATTTTATCGTCTTCGGGGCGCCGCTCCTGCCGTCATTTTTGGTGCGCCGCGCCATGAATCTTCCTGCAACTGGCGCACATCTGGTGCATTTCATGCGGGCAATCGCGTGCTTCTGGTGCGTTATATCGATATTTGTTTTTTGAAAGTATTTTTTCTTTACTCGCCGGGAAAATGAAAATATATTTACATTTTTTCGGCGGGACGGGGTGGGATTGATCAGTCTCGTCGGGTGATAAAGAGGGCGGTCGCGGCAGCGGATGAGGTAAATGACTTAAATCATTTAAATGATTCATCTCTTTTTTTTGCGCAGCGGCAGAGTTCAATGAAGACGGGGTAGCGGGCGGTGAAACAACAACCGAAGAACATCAGTTTGCAAGGAGCCGGTGCGGTAGCGCAGGCCGTGGGCAAGCTGTATCCGCAATTGTCCAAGTCGCACCGCAAGACGGCGGATTACGTGCTGGGCAATCCCTTCCGCGCCGCCACCATGACCATCGATGAACTCTCGGAAGCAGCCGGCATCTCGGTAGCCACCGCCAACCGCTTCGCCCATGCGCTGGGCTTCGACGGTTATGCCTCCTTCCGTGCGGCGCTGGTCTCGGATTTCGCCACCACCCTGGCGCCCGTGGAAAAGCTGCGCGAGCAGGTGCAGCGCACCGCCACCAGTGCCGAGATCATGGCCGCCGCCTTCGACAGCGACATCGCCAACATCCAGGCGACCCGCCGCATGCTCACGCCCGAGCACTGCGAGCAGGCGGTCGACATGATCCTCTCGGCGCAGCGCGTCTTCATCACCGGCTTTGGCGCCTCGGCTTATCTCTCGGGCCTGATGGCCCATACGCTGGAACCCTATGTGCGCAGCGTCAATTCGGTGGCGATGGCCGGTGGCCCATCGCAGGCGGCGCGCCAGTTCTTCAAGCTCGACAGCGATGACCTGGTGATCTCGATGGTGTTTCCGCGCTATGCCGCCGACACCGTATGGCTGACCCAGCGCGCGGTGGAGAAGGGCGCGCGGGTGCTGGCCCTGACCGATACGCCGGGCTCTCCGCTGGTGCCATTGGCCGACGTCACCCTGTATGCCCAGACCGATGGCCGGCTCTCGCCGACCTCGGACGCCGCTGCGCTGATCCTGATCCAGGCGCTGTGCGATGCGGTGGCGCACCGTGCGCGCCGCTCGGTACAGGCCGCCACGCAGATGGCCGAATTCGTGCTGCCCTGGCTGTATCTGGCCCAGCAGCCACAGCGTGCAGGCACCACGCCGGTCGGCCAGCCCGTCCGCACTGCCCCCAAACGCGCATCCACCAAAGGAAAGACCAACGCATGACCACTCCGGTAATTGCCATCCACGGCGGCGCAGGCACCATCACGCGCGCATCCCTCTCGGCCGATGACGAAGCCCGCTATCACCAGGCGCTGGCCGACATCGTGGCCGCCGGCCAGGCCGTGCTCAACGCCGGCGGCTCGGCACTGGAAGCCGTCACCGAAGCGGTGCGCCTGCTGGAAGACTGTCCGCTCTTCAACGCCGGCCACGGCGCGGTCTATACCAGCGAAGGCAAGCATGAACTGGACGCCTGCGTCATGAATGGGGCCGACCTCGCCTCGGGCGCGGTGGCCTGTGTGACCCATCTGCGCAACCCCATCCTGGCTGCGCGCAAGGTGATGGAACACAGTGAGCACGTGCTGCTGGTCGGCCCCGCCGCCGAAGCCTTCGCCGCGCGCCATGGTGCGGTGACCGTCGAGCCGGACTATTTCCATACCGATGCGCGCCACGAGCAATGGCTGCGCGTGCGCGGCCAGTCGCGTGCGATGCTGGATCATGATGCTTCCTCGTTCGCCTTCGCGGAAAAGTCCGCCGGGCCCAGGGAACCCATCGACCCCGATCACAAGTTCGGCACCGTCGGCGCCGTCGCGCTGGACCAGTTCGGCAACCTCGCCGCCGCCACCTCGACCGGTGGCATCACCAACAAGCAACCCGGCCGCGTGGGCGATTCTCCCATCATCGGGGCCGGCTGCTACGCCAACAACGCCACCGTGGCCGTGTCGGCCACCGGCACCGGCGAAGCCTTCATGCGCACCGCCGCCTGCTACGACATCGGCGCGCGCATGGCCTATGCCGGCCAGTCGCTGGAAGAAGCCAGCCGCGCCGTGGTCTTCGAGACCCTGCCCAAGGTCGGCGGACGCGGTGGCGTGATCGCCATCGACGCCCACGGCAACCTGGCCTTGCCCTTCAATACCGAAGGCATG includes:
- a CDS encoding LysR family transcriptional regulator, whose amino-acid sequence is MNIRFLETFVWLARLRNFRLTAERLHTTQAAVSSRIASLEQDFGVRLFDRSAREVALTADGSKALVYAERMVKLMREMKDDMSDREVFAGVIRIGVIESIVHSWFPDFLGRLHKAFPRLQIEIVSDTTIHLHEQFSKSNLDLVLQAEPVIGPQVSNIALCEFPMRWVGSPKLDIGSETLSLADLAAFPIISFARNSGPHAVIERLFSGSERAERTLHINCIASVATMIRLATDGFGITAVPPAIIQRELNEESLHLLRVDTEFPALALIACFRADHENPLTETVARIAQETASDFALNWGQEIARLPVPPG
- a CDS encoding MurR/RpiR family transcriptional regulator, with translation MKQQPKNISLQGAGAVAQAVGKLYPQLSKSHRKTADYVLGNPFRAATMTIDELSEAAGISVATANRFAHALGFDGYASFRAALVSDFATTLAPVEKLREQVQRTATSAEIMAAAFDSDIANIQATRRMLTPEHCEQAVDMILSAQRVFITGFGASAYLSGLMAHTLEPYVRSVNSVAMAGGPSQAARQFFKLDSDDLVISMVFPRYAADTVWLTQRAVEKGARVLALTDTPGSPLVPLADVTLYAQTDGRLSPTSDAAALILIQALCDAVAHRARRSVQAATQMAEFVLPWLYLAQQPQRAGTTPVGQPVRTAPKRASTKGKTNA
- a CDS encoding isoaspartyl peptidase/L-asparaginase, yielding MTTPVIAIHGGAGTITRASLSADDEARYHQALADIVAAGQAVLNAGGSALEAVTEAVRLLEDCPLFNAGHGAVYTSEGKHELDACVMNGADLASGAVACVTHLRNPILAARKVMEHSEHVLLVGPAAEAFAARHGAVTVEPDYFHTDARHEQWLRVRGQSRAMLDHDASSFAFAEKSAGPREPIDPDHKFGTVGAVALDQFGNLAAATSTGGITNKQPGRVGDSPIIGAGCYANNATVAVSATGTGEAFMRTAACYDIGARMAYAGQSLEEASRAVVFETLPKVGGRGGVIAIDAHGNLALPFNTEGMYRAYGRGELAPVTAIYAAPA